A segment of the Pieris brassicae chromosome 10, ilPieBrab1.1, whole genome shotgun sequence genome:
AGCTTATTGATAAGCTTGAATATTCTGAAATATCTTTTTTGCGAACGAGAGgtaacacaaaattaaatttttataaagctgACTATGTGTCTAGTGTAGGGGATCTGAAAACCATCGACTGGAATGTTAGCCTATGCGACTCCTCGAGACGAAATAGTGTATCACATTATCAGACAACGTTGTCACGAACTTTATGATGATTATGATATGATTGCGAAATATTGAGACAAGCATTCCTAATAACCTTAAATGTTTTtggagtttttaaaaaaataagaaaggtGGTCACTCATCGCTTCTCTCTTGCATGAAATGCTGATGTCCTAATGTCCTTGAGCTTTAGTGATGATGAAAtatctatgaaaataaaaggACTTGATACTAATAAAGGAGCTGGGCCAGACTCGATTCCccctatttttgtaaaactatGTAGACTTGTCCTGTGTCTTTGGCcctaactattatttataatagatcTGTTAAAGATGGTGTTTTTCCTTCAGAATGGAAAAGGTCTCGTGTTGTACCTGTGTATAAAAAGGGAGATATTACCGTCCTATTTGTATTCTATCTTGTTTTTTCCAAGCTCTTTGAGTCTGTCCTGTATCCCATAATCTCTAAAAGTGTTGACGGCTGTTTCATTGACAAGCAACATGGTTTTAGGAGAGGACGGTCAATTCAAACGAACCTCATATCCTTTGTGACTGAAACTATGCGAAATGAGCTACGTGAGCTAACTAAAATATGCGAGGCTAAGTTAGTTGTGTATGCCGATGCGCAGTCCGTCTAATTGAACTACGCAACACTGACTGAGCTTTGGCTTTTTTAGAGCAGAGGATTTTCACATAGACACCCGTACAGTTAGCGactaaaaaatgtaatatgatATCACTGTATGATCGGAGAACTTTAGCCGGTGTTACCTTCTTATATAAACTGCTATATAATCATATCAGAGCAGTGACCTCTtacatgataataaaattatcgtcCCTTACTCATTCCCTAGgtctaaaatattttccaaattccTCCTACAAAAACGAACCTAGGAGTCCAAGCAGCTCTTtttcgaattcttcgcgattttaacggattgaatagtgcttatccggagctggatatatttgGTAGTGGGCTGATTGGTTTTAGAGAAAGCATTGTTAGGAGCCTATCTCGAGCCTACTTCGCTATTTtgctgatgattttttttaatataagtttttatgtatttgatttaattgtatttttttaatttttaaagtcttTTTTGAAACACTCATGTTTACGTCATACATTTAAGAtgaaagattttgtaaaatatgcagtAGATTGAGTacaatgtatgatgtggtaagctttaataaataaatataaaacataaatatagatatacaaatttactagcaGCGTATCATTATTCACTGAGTCACAtgtaaaatttctaaggaagtcTTCTAATCTTATCCCTTTAAACTTTTAGTATACATATACCAAGTAGTACTCACCACACACCGCCGATAGATAATCCTGAACCATAACGCTATTGTACCTCCACATGCAACAATTCCTCCTTAAAAATTCTTCTATTGCTTCAATAGGTTTACGTCCAAATGAATCCAGTATTCCCCAACTCTTCCgacgtttatatgaatagccaGCCATATGATAAGTACTGGCACCAGAGCATACATCggcaatcgatttgaaggatatacgttGCTCTGGATGTATTCTACGAATACTGATTTGCACTTCTAGTGTGTTAGTACTTTAATACTACGCGTTTACTCCCTTTTTCTTTTACTGACTACATTTCCTACTATCtattcatatttgtaccaattaattcatttcaacagaattaaacatacatttgtgttcttatctatttctacaatatttgaaaactctcCGCAAACTACATAGTTAGTTGTTTCAGTCAATGCGCTCTCGAACTTCCGTTGTTACACTACCATGGCGAACGAGATTCCTAGAGAACATTAGAGTTATCCGATAAATCCggtgttaaatcaaaagctagtaaacactatccatttgaatattgctccctagatattccattaccttcgttaaaaaatgtataccggTGCCTGAGTACAGGCTCAGTACATACTACAGTATGTATTAAATAGCAtacatcgtttggaaatgatggttgtaacgattttaagattttatcaTGTACGCAGTGCAATGACAATCGGTGGTAGGCAAACTTCACAAACAACAAAACTTGCAACTAATCAATAAACTGGAGCCAAAATCGCAGGACACAGAATCAAGTTGTCAAATTGAGTTGTGcagtatgtacaaaaataatttaatatcaactACAAATTGCTTGATCAATCGCAGGATGAACCCGatgttttttgaattttttgaaaTGGAATGTTCTCGCGAGAAAACCTTGAAATTAGTCGAATTACTTCAAGTAAATGCAGCGCTTGGAATCCTAGCAATTGTGAATAAATGTTCAGTATTTGGTGAATACATTGCAAATTAACTACGttcactaaaatatataatacccACAAAGCAAGATATATATGCTTTATGAGCAATGTGGACAAAATATAGCAAGACGAAATTCTGCATAGGTAGTATTAAGTTCAGCGGACACTTAAAGATAGgtaatttgttattaagatgattttggtattttttttgtagtttatGCCTTTCCATtcctataataattttgtagaagtatacattaaaaaagtaagAATATGCGAATAGAATATAAGTAGGTCATAGATGTTAAGTACCCTCAATATgctatttaatacaaattcaaCTAATGAACACGTACAGCGAAAGAGCAACCTTATGGTCAACGCAGTGAAGTAGtgattattaattgtatgaaAGTATTTACCTGCTGCAAACAGACGGGAGTTCCAACACGCACAATGGTTCTCAAGCTTAACTGATTcggttttatgattattaaaataaatatggttaGATTAGCATACACAAATAGTaagtatttatctttataagttAAGCAGTCAATTTCCTTTGGTAATTTTTTGAAGATTATTGTACGAGTTAACCGCGAGTATTGCAGATGTAGGATTTCTTCTGGCTTCTTGGTTGACCCAAACAAACTTCCAGTCCATCTTTTttgcgttttttttattactttatttaaaagagtTTTGTTTTTAGAAGTCAGATGGTCATTCACGTAAATTTTCTGGCCTGAGAATTCCTCTCTCATAAATTTTACCTCGCTCACTAGGTCCTCAAAGGCTGACATTCTAGCGGTTGCAGTATACTAGGTTATTGTTGGGTCTGTTTTACATTtgaataattcattaatatgtTGATTCGTGGTTAGATAGGGATCAGaactcaataataaattattcaaaatatcttGGTTCAAGGcttgtttgttaaatttttttgaatgATTTTCGCTTACCCGTCTAAAATCATTGTTCCGATGTTCCGCAGCCTCTTCTGTTAATAAACCTATGGGGATAAAGCCAAattgttgtaaatatttcttattttgatACAGCTTCTGACACTCATcgttaaaatttgtaattatcaCGATAATTACAGCTTTTTCTTAGCAATGATTTgtctatttactttaattgactgtaattagtttttaacgTAACTCATAATTTACGGGAAAACGTAGTGCATCTGTGTAAAAGCAATGCTAACAAATAAGTGACATGACCAAGTGTAgtacctaaaataaaaacaacacagTTGctctattgatttattaatatttttggttcAATGCAtagattgatttttaaaatgcttGCTTACTTATAAATGTCGGTttagtaaaatctaaattgaTTGCGAATGACTGCTGGCATCTGTAAGTAGTTACTGAAGCAAATGCACAGTTTGCCCTTTGATGGCAGGTAATGAACGATTCCGGGGATGACTGGTTCAATAACTGGAATTTGAAAGCCTTATACGGATCTATAGATAGAAATCGTACAAAATTTAGTCTATCTAATGCAAAGCTAGTTCCTCTTGTGCTGGTTCCTGAGAATGAGCCTTAGCCTGATCCTGAGCAAGATCCTGCGACTGAGCATGATCCTTTAACTGAGCCTGATCCTGCGCCTGAGCATGATTCTGATCCTGAGCATGATTCTGCGCCTGAGCCTGATCCTGCGCCTGAGCATGATGCTGAGCCTGAGCATGATGCTGAGCCTGAGCTTGATCCTGCGCCTGAGCATGATCCTGGGCCTGAGCATGATCCTGGGCCTTTGCCTGCATCTATGCCTGAGCATGATGCTGTGCCTAAGCATGATCCTGAGCCTAAACCTGATCCTGAGCCTGAGCATGATCCTGGGCCTGAGCATGATCGTGGCCCTTTGCCTGAGTCTACGCCTGAGCAAGATCCTGCGCCTAAGCATGATCCTGAGCCTGTGCATGATCCTGAGCCTGAGCATGAGCGCTCAGGGCGTGATCCTGAACCAGAGCCAGAGCTAGTTCCTCCTGTATTTCCCCCAGTGTTTGTTCCTAACTTGTTTCCACTAGCTGAAGCGGAGCCATAGCCAGATATGTAGATGTAACTATAACTGTTAGATCCATTTATAGGCGCTCTGCGTTTAAGAATGCGTCTGGACGCATTGCTAGTGTAGGTTGTTGTCTGAGCTGTATTTTTTGGTATTAGAACATTTGGTACAGTGGGCTGAGGTAAGAGTGGAAGTGGGCTTGCTATTGGAACACTTTGTGTTATAGGTACTTGAACTGGAACAGGTTGTACTGGTTGAGATAAGGGGACTATTGGGGCGGGATTGTTAGGAATCGGATGAACGGGGTAGTTGAGATTTTTGAAGCCAGAGTAGAACGGGGGAGTTCGAGGTGTATTCCCGGGGTAGAAGTTGGGTGGATACCCTTGGTATGCCAATGGTGCGTCAGCTGGTGCTGCTGAAGGGGGGTATGAAGTTGGAGGTACGTCTGGTGGtggattataataattctgaGGAATTGGTGCACCTGAAAAAAGCAACAGGTAACTGAACTAGCTTATAcgataaacaatattttttgtaggtTTCAAACTCCTGATAACGTTTAAAATCggaaaatttatgttaacaCGACGACTATCAATGTTCTGGCAAATAGCTATTTGTTATTACTATCGGTCGCCTTCTTGGGCTGATGAGCTTAAAGAAGTGGGTAAGATTGggagaaaaatgctcaagGTAGAGACAGACCTTGAAAAAACTATaactattttgtatacatttttagtgTATCTTTTCTGAATATGGATTCatgtttcaaaaaataaaggaggcttaattattattattatattcgtaCAGACTACACGTCTGACACGTCTCATCGTGATGATGAAGTAATATCTGATGCGCATCTCCCTCATCAAGGGTCTGCTAAACGGTagtgtatatttgtttgaGGATGATTCCCTGGAACAGTTAAACTATTGCGTATTCTCTTACATACGGGATTCGAAGTTCGCACTAAGTCTCGACTTTTACTAAGGCCTAATGAATATTGTACAAAGCACTCAGCGATAGACGATTGTTGCCCaagcattttatattacatatttagaattatatatactttta
Coding sequences within it:
- the LOC123715075 gene encoding LOW QUALITY PROTEIN: hyphally-regulated protein-like (The sequence of the model RefSeq protein was modified relative to this genomic sequence to represent the inferred CDS: substituted 1 base at 1 genomic stop codon); protein product: MIPNFVLFVLSIAEMHAYAAPQGAPIPQNYYNPPPDVPPTSYPPSAAPADAPLAYQGYPPNFYPGNTPRTPPFYSGFKNLNYPVHPIPNNPAPIVPLSQPVQPVPVQVPITQSVPIASPLPLLPQPTVPNVLIPKNTAQTTTYTSNASRRILKRRAPINGSNSYSYIYISGYGSASASGNKLGTNTGGNTGGTSSGSGSGSRPERSCSGSGSCTGSGSCLGAGSCSGVDSGKGPRSCSGPGSCSGSGSGLGSGSCLGTASCSGIDAGKGPGSCSGPGSCSGAGSSSGSASCSGSASCSGAGSGSGAESCSGSESCSGAGSGSVKGSCSVAGSCSGSGXGSFSGTSTRGTSFALDRLNFTQQ